One genomic segment of Tripterygium wilfordii isolate XIE 37 chromosome 9, ASM1340144v1, whole genome shotgun sequence includes these proteins:
- the LOC120004976 gene encoding aldehyde oxidase GLOX1-like, with the protein MPFLAMAPKKTRNSLLIILLSLLFVTCRATIFPFFRPPWLLNPMIDSNEGMHDDNSLSSQIFHQEVLDSGAGGGDVDIAAGFKGEWKLDSDNSGVSAMHSILLPKINKVLMYDATIWRISKLPYPADHPCRIINKKTGEKDCYFHSVLYDIKTAEIRPLELNTDTWCSSGGLTVDGTLVSTGGFEGGARTLRYLRDCNTCDWEEYPTALASLRWYSTQATLPDGSFIVVGGRREFNYEYIPGHGQQHQNTKAYNFPFLRETTQMDENNLYPFVYLSTDGNLFIFANNRAVLLNPKSNQIVLRYPVLPGGSRNYPANAASVLLPIKLHRNKNRKIPAEVIICGGAKPEAYGEAERKHNFMPALKDCGRMRITDPKPVWKIEQMPSARVMGDMVILPTGDVLLLNGAKKGSSGWGLAKEPNLTPALYRPKLKKGQRFSELASTNIPRMYHSSSTLLPDGKILVAGSNTNNGYQYNVEFPTELRVEKFSPPYLNPSLADKRPEIVVDELKTELKYEKKFAVKIKSSAMRLETGEVQVTMYAPPFTTHGISMNQRLLVLGLIEVISNVNFGYHSIIAEAPPSGKVAPPGYYLLFVVQQGVPSEGVWVRIT; encoded by the exons ATGCCATTTCTTGCAATGGCACCGAAGAAGACGAGGAACAGCTTGTTAATCATTCTCTTATCTCTCTTGTTCGTCACATGTCGTGCTACAATATTCCCTTTCTTCCGTCCTCCATGGTTATTGAATCCCATGATTGACAGCAATGAAGGAATGCATGACGATAATTCATTATCATCGCAAATTTTCCACCAAGAAGTGCTCGATTCGGGAGCGGGAGGAGGAGATGTTGATATTGCAGCTGGGTTTAAAGGTGAATGGAAACTTGATTCAGATAACTCCGGCGTGTCGGCAATGCATTCCATATTGCTTCCCAAAATCAACAAGGTTTTGATGTATGATGCTACCATTTGGAGGATATCCAAATTGCCTTATCCTGCTGATCACCCTTGTAGAATAATTAACAAGAAGACTGGTGAAAAAGACTGCTATTTTCACTCTGTCCTTTATGACATTAAGACTGCTGAGATTAGGCCTCTTGAG CTTAATACAGACACATGGTGCTCATCAGGAGGATTGACAGTGGACGGAACCCTAGTGAGCACAGGTGGATTTGAAGGTGGAGCCAGGACTCTTCGATACCTCCGAGACTGTAATACCTGCGATTGGGAGGAATATCCCACCGCACTTGCTTCTCTTAGAtg GTACTCAACACAGGCAACCCTCCCTGACGGCAGCTTCATCGTAGTCGGCGGCCGCCGGGAGTTCAATTACGAGTACATTCCGGGACACGGTCAACAACATCAGAACACAAAAGCCTACAATTTCCCATTCCTCCGTGAAACCACTCAAATGGACGAAAATAACCTTTACCCCTTCGTGTATCTCTCCACCGACGGCAACCTCTTTATTTTCGCCAACAACCGTGCCGTCCTCCTGAACCCTAAATCCAACCAAATCGTCCTAAGATACCCCGTCCTCCCTGGCGGATCTCGCAATTACCCTGCCAACGCCGCTTCCGTACTCCTCCCCATAAAACTCCACCGAAACAAGAACAGGAAAATTCCCGCCGAGGTAATAATCTGCGGAGGAGCAAAGCCGGAAGCGTACGGTGAAGCCGAGAGGAAGCATAATTTCATGCCGGCGTTGAAGGATTGTGGAAGGATGAGGATTACAGATCCAAAACCTGTTTGGAAGATCGAGCAGATGCCGTCAGCTCGCGTGATGGGGGATATGGTAATTCTTCCTACTGGAGATGTTTTGTTGCTTAATGGTGCCAAAAAGGGCTCATCAGGTTGGGGTTTGGCAAAAGAACCAAATTTGACTCCAGCATTGTACCGTCCGAAGCTCAAGAAAGGACAAAGATTCTCCGAATTAGCATCCACAAATATCCCTAGAATGTACCATTCCTCCTCTACATTGCTTCCCGATGGTAAAATCCTTGTCGCCGGAAGTAATACCAATAATGGTTACCAATACAATGTCGAATTCCCTACTGAATTGAGGGTCGAGAAATTCTCGCCCCCTTATCTGAACCCATCATTGGCAGATAAGAGGCCGGAGATTGTGGTTGACGAGCTGAAGACCGAGCTCAAGTATGAAAAGAAGTTTGCCGTGAAGATCAAGTCAAGTGCAATGAGACTTGAAACAGGAGAAGTTCAGGTGACAATGTATGCACCTCCTTTTACCACTCATGGTATTTCAATGAACCAGAGGCTTTTGGTGTTGGGGTTGATTGAGGTGATCAGTAATGTTAATTTTGGGTATCATAGTATTATCGCGGAGGCGCCACCATCTGGGAAGGTTGCTCCGCCTGGGTATTATCTTCTCTTCGTTGTGCAACAAGGTGTGCCCAGTGAAGGGGTGTGGGTGCGTATCACTTAA